The Cydia splendana chromosome 8, ilCydSple1.2, whole genome shotgun sequence genome contains a region encoding:
- the LOC134793090 gene encoding uncharacterized protein LOC134793090, whose translation MPPRRRRNGRLSLGSQGSTESINENSITMNQDALTAVLTTLQQTQNEFCQQLLREVRSSTPSQADATAAAIAAAATFAAANGNFAQCTARYSGNKEEHLESFVDAVESYKSCMHITDENAVRGLSLLLTKDAGVWWQGVKSQVRTWEDALDKLRSAFGERRPPFVIYTELFSLVQGEQNTEIFVSKARALLAKLPPEDLSERVQIDMVFGLLDRRIRKRLKRENIDTFDTLLKHCQSIEDSRKENHVPVAAKKSNDRENSTAASVSPNRARSRATGTGGVAKQRVAAAEGTYASTSRAPSSSDQADVKPRRLYCVYCRRGGHSKDNCERLNKSEDSDKTDKCVENKVVEKVKCYGCGAPNVIRSKCPNCNSKSGLSFYSLDVVSCHVDDAASPREGGLNGHDSLQHASPPPPDAAKARARHGETPAVRLGESPARAHECSRERDTYAARRGAAARTARTLSDAPVPGTSAGAAPSANPSPAHCGGGNPTPAVGDFSYVQTLFCNNENQALSCNNDNQTLFCVHESQVCVDKINVCQVNVKASPRPIMIINVLGASGSALVDPAAKASVAGHTLYAFLRSKGHPLVSSTMSVRLADGVSRNMTVLIAEVEVTLKHKTRKTSFVIFPDAVGNESLLGIDFLKDFDLIVDFRDDLWYFAENSKQKYELQFESVSPPALCVAALEVLREDEATLLDAQQRELLSQLLTENRDLFEPGGGPTPFAEHRIDTGDHAPIAVPPYRVTPAKKEVMRAEIEKMLADDIIEECESPWGSPALLVPKANGKSRQPGDVFDVGDNVLIKSHVLSNASKNVSAKFVPKRDGPYLVVKKVSPTTYLVADPGSPGEILGKYHSSQLVRFNSRDDVLPSPVVPKRNRGRPRNRDQSVVRVHGRGRLHELEGESIACDRDSTPTRALERDITPCERLPKRTNRGRLPARFLTD comes from the exons atgccTCCACGTCGGCGTCGTAATGGAAGACTCTCGTTGGGTTCACAAGGGAGCACCGAATCAATCAACGAGAACAGTATCACAATGAACCAGGACGCCCTAACGGCGGTGTTGACCACCTTGCAACAGACTCAGAACGAGTTTTGTCAGCAATTGCTTCGCGAGGTGAGGTCCTCGACTCCATCACAGGCCGACGCCACGGCTGCTGCCATCGCTGCGGCTGCTACGTTCGCTGCAGCTAATGGTAACTTTGCACAATGTACGGCGCGTTACAGCGGCAACAAAGAGGAGCACCTGGAAAGCTTCGTGGATGCCGTAGAAAGTTACAAGTCGTGCATGCATATTACGGACGAAAATGCTGTTCGCGGTCTGTCGCTACTGCTTACCAAGGATGCAGGAGTTTGGTGGCAAGGTGTAAAATCACAAGTAAGGACGTGGGAAGATGCGCTCGACAAGCTGCGAAGTGCTTTCGGCGAGCGACGCCCTCCTTTTGTAATATACACAGAGCTTTTCTCTTTGGTTCAAGGTGAACAAAATACGGAGATTTTTGTTTCGAAAGCCAGAGCATTGTTAGCTAAACTGCCACCAGAAGACCTTAGCGAGCGAGTCCAAATAGATATGGTATTCGGGCTCTTAGATCGCCGCATAAGAAAAAGATTAAAAAGAGAAAACATAGATACGTTTGATACATTGTTGAAACATTGTCAAAGTATTGAAGATTCACGCAAAGAGAATCATGTACCCGTTGCGGCAAAGAAGTCGAACGACCGTGAAAATTCTACAGCAGCGAGCGTTTCGCCGAATCGCGCAAGGTCGCGCGCCACCGGTACGGGCGGCGTTGCTAAGCAACGCGTTGCGGCCGCCGAAGGTACCTACGCTTCAACGTCGCGTGCGCCGTCGTCTTCCGATCAGGCTGACGTCAAACCTCGCCGTTTGTATTGCGTTTACTGTCGTCGCGGCGGGCACAGTAAAGACAATTGTGAAAGGTTAAATAAAAGTGAAGATAGTGATAAGACTGATAAGTGCGTAGAAAATAAGGTCGTTGAAAAAGTGAAGTGTTACGGTTGCGGTGCCCCTAATGTTATTCGGTCCAAGTGTCCTAACTGTAACTCTAAATCGGGGCTGTCGTTTTATTCGCTCGACGTAGTATCCTGTCACGTCGACGACGCCGCTAGCCCGCGCGAGGGCGGGTTGAACGGACACGACTCGTTGCAACATGCATCACCACCGCCGCCCGACGCCGCGAAGGCGCGTGCTCGGCACGGTGAAACTCCCGCCGTACGGCTCGGCGAAAGTCCTGCGCGCGCTCACGAGTGTTCGCGAGAGCGCGATACTTACGCCGCCCGTCGCGGAGCAGCGGCGCGCACCGCGCGCACGTTAAGCGATGCGCCGGTGCCAGGGACAagcgccggcgccgcgccgaGCGCTAACCCTTCGCCCGCGCACTGTGGAGGAGGTAACCCTACGCCTGCCGTGGGTGATTTTAGTTATGTACAAACATTGTTTTGTAATAATGAAAATCAAGCTCTGTCTTGTAATAATGATAATCAAACTTTATTTTGTGTCCATGAAAGTCAAGTTTGTGTTGATAAAATCAATGTTTGTCAGGTAAATGTCAAGGCTTCTCCCCGCCCTATTATGATTATAAATGTTCTCGGGGCGAGTGGTTCTGCACTTGTTGATCCTGCGGCTAAGGCTAGTGTCGCCGGTCACACGTTATATGCTTTCCTGCGAAGTAAAGGACACCCGTTAGTGTCGTCAACAATGAGTGTTAGGTTGGCAGACGGTGTTAGTAGGAATATGACTGTACTCATCGCAGAGGTGGAGGTGACACTGAAACACAAGACAAGAAAAACTAGTTTTGTGATTTTTCCTGATGCCGTCGGTAACGAATCTCTCTTAGGAATAGACTTCCTTAAGGATTTTGATTTAATTGTGGATTTTCGCGACGATCTCTGGTATTTCGCTGAAAATAGTAAACAAAAGTATGAGTTACAGTTTGAAAGCGTGTCACCTCCCGCTCTGTGTGTTGCTGCTTTAGAGGTGCTTCGGGAGGACGAAGCCACGTTGCTCGACGCGCAACAACGCGAGTTGCTTTCCCAGTTGCTCACGGAGAACAGGGACCTGTTTGAGCCAGGGGGAGGGCCAACTCCTTTTGCTGAGCACAGGATCGACACGGGCGACCATGCGCCTATCGCGGTGCCGCCTTATCGTGTCACGCCTGCTAAGAAGGAGGTAATGCGAGCGGAAATAGAGAAGATGCTGGCAGACGATATAATAGAGGAATGCGAGTCCCCATGGGGCTCCCCAGCACTCTTGGTCCCCAAGGCTAATGGCAAG TCTCGTCAGCCAGGTGATGTATTTGACGTCGGGGACAATGTCCTCATTAAGTCGCACGTTCTTAGCAATGCGTCAAAGAACGTCTCTGCCAAGTTTGTACCAAAAAGAGATGGCCCTTACCTGGTCGTTAAGAAGGTTAGTCCGACAACTTACCTGGTCGCTGATCCTGGCTCACCCGGTGAGATTCTGGGCAAGTATCACTCCTCTCAGCTCGTTCGATTTAATAGTAGAGATGATGTGCTTCCTTCTCCCGTAGTGCCAAAACGAAATAGAGGTCGTCCACGTAACCGAGACCAGAGTGTTGTGCGAGTCCATGGACGTGGGCGTCTTCATGAACTCGAGGGGGAGTCTATAGCGTGTGACAGGGACAGCACGCCCACGCGTgcgttagaaagggatatcacgCCTTGTGAGCGTCTTCCCAAGAGAACCAATCGCGGTCGACTCCCGGCTCGCTTCTTGACAGATTAA